The Citrus sinensis cultivar Valencia sweet orange chromosome 4, DVS_A1.0, whole genome shotgun sequence DNA segment CTTTCAAACTGTGAGTGTGTAGTTGAAATATGATATAGACTGAAGGAGAAATTGATGCTCATAAATCATAACCAATTAAGGATTTAGTCATTTAGTACTACTGGTACAGATTCACCAAGTTGACTGTGTTTTCTCAGGTACCCGGATGATCCTTATGACAGAATCTGGGACTCAGATCTTGATAGAAGGCCAAATTTTGTTGTAGGGGCAGCCTCTGGCACAGTGAGGATCAATACAACAAAGAACATAGAGACAAGGACAAGAGAATACCCACCTGTCAAAGTAATGCAAACTGCAGTGGTTGGCACAGAAGGAGTACTCAGCTATAGGCTAAACCTGGAAGATTTTCCTGCGAATGCTCGAGCTTTTGCATACTTTGCAGAAATTCAAGACTTGGGTCCAAGCGAAACCCggaaattcaaattggagCAGCCATACTTTGCTGACTACAGCAATGCAGTAGTAAATATTGCTGAGAATGCCAACGGGAGCTACACTCTTTATGAACCCAGCTATATGAATGTAACTCTCAATTTTGTCCTGTCATTTTCCTTCGTTAAGACCAGAGATTCTACCCTAGGGCCTCTCTTAAATGCGATAGAGATAAGTAAATACCAAAAGATTGCTGCAAAGACCGAATGGCAAGATGGTAAGTATAAGATAATGGCGTAGCTTGCTCCAACTTTCATCTGCTTATATCTGGCTACATGTTAGAAGAAATTGCAACTTGGTTACTGTTAAGTGCACATATGTGACAGATTGTGAATGTTCCTGACAATTCTGAACTTGTGAGtcatttctaattattttttcaattggtAGTGATGGTACTAGAAGCCCTTCGCTCTATATCTGATGAAAGTGAGCGGACAAATGACAGAGGTGATCCTTGTGTCCCTGTTCCCTGGGAATGGGTGACATGTAGCACTACCACTCCACCAAGAATTACAAAAATGTAATGTTATCACTTCTTTATATAAAAATCTGTCGATTCATGGACTAAATTGAACTGGCAACCTATTGTTGAAAGTTTGGATATAGAATGTAGAAGCCCATCTATGAAAGGGTATGAAAATGGAAACAAGCATATTGATAAAAAGCTGTTAGCTTGAACatagattttcattttttcagatGCTTAAAagattctaatttttttagatgaATTACGCTGACCTTCTGAGCAGTGCCTTGTCAGGAAAGAATTTAAAGGGTGAAATTCCACCTGAGCTTAAGAATATGGAGGCACTGACAGAGCTGTAAGTGCAACTATGCTGTAAAAAAGACTTGCTAATCTAAGGCCATCTCTATTTTAGCTCTGcctaatgtttttttttttcaaactgaCTTAGGTGGTTGGATGGTAACTTCCTCACAGGGCCTCTCCCTGATATGAGTCGTCTtatcaatttgaaaattgtgtAAGCTCTTTGTTACTTCATGCTGTAAGATTCGCTTGCATAGATGAAAGTGGTGCTTCTTTGTGACCTAAATTCTTTACGAGTCTGCAGGCATCTAGAGAACAATGAATTAACTGGATCACTACCATCATATATGGGCAGTCTACCAAATCTACAGGAATTGTAAGTGCTAGTGtcaattttcatatttctttgaatgagcttatttcaTTGTATATTTCCCTAAAGAAAGTTTGAATCTGACTAAATATTCCTGTGGCAGGCACATTGAGAACAACTCTTTTGTTGGTGAGATACCTCCAGCACTGTTAACAGGAAAAGTGATATTCAAGTGAGTATGCTTTTGGTTCTTTTGGCCATAAGGATGCATGATTAATGttatataataatgtaaacATTTTCCGAGGAATGATTGTCAAGATGTTAAAAGTTGCTTCTTTTCTCTGGCAGATATGACAACAATCCTAAATTGCATAAAGAGTCACGGCGAAGAATGCGTTTTAAGTTAATTCTCGGAACTTCAATAGGAGTTTTGGCAATTCTGTTAGTTCTGTTCTTGTGTAGTTTGATAGTTCTGCGTAAACTTCGGAGAAAAATATCAAACCAGAAAAGTTATGAAAAAGGTGTGTAAATCTCAATTTCTCTTCGTATATTACATTGGATGAACTTTTGCATTGTGCTAATTTCCAGTGTGTCCATTAGCTGATTCCTTGAGAACTAGCACAAAGCCTTCAAATACTGCCTATTCGATTGCACGAGGGGGCCATTTTATGGATGAAGGGGTAGCATACTTTATTCCACTTCCAGAGCTTGAAGAAGCTacaaataatttctgtaaaaaAATTGGCAAAGGAAGTTTTGGATCTGTTTACTACGGCAAAATGAAAGATGGAAAGGAGGTAGCAGTCAAGATAATGGCCGATTCATGCAGTCATAGGACACAACAATTTGTGACTGAGGTACTGTCAGATTCAGCTTAAGTTACTTATTATACAAAGTACTCATGTAGTATTGTGCTAATTTGTTAAAAAGTTGAAGCAATATATCTTTTATATACCCATGATACTGTGTTTTCAGGTCGCTCTCTTGTCAAGAATTCATCACAGGAACTTGGTTCCTTTAATTGGATACTGTGAAGAAGAACATCAACGCATTCTGGTTTACGAGTATATGCACAATGGAACATTGAGGGATCGTTTACACGGTCAGCTCTTGTACCCTTCAATCTTTTGCACAATTTCTATCTTCTAGCTTTCTTAAAACTGaagctaaaaaataaagttgatgACATAAATTGCTGGCGGCAGGTTCTGTCAACCAGAAGCCTTTAGACTGGCTGACTCGTCTACAAATTGCACATGATGCAGCCAAAGGTTTATAATCAAACTTCCCAGTATAGTTGGTAATCGTGCATAGATCAGTCTTCAATTATTAAcacaaatttagatttttgtaGGCCTTGAATACTTGCACACTGGCTGCAACCCAGGTATCATTCACCGAGATGTTAAATCAAGCAACATTCTCTTAGACATTAATATGAGAGCAAAAGTGTCAGATTTTGGACTTTCAAGACAAGCTGAAGAGGATTTGACCCATATATCAAGCGTAGCACGAGGAACAGTCGGCTACCTAGACCCTGAGTAAGCCATACTAACTCACCATTcatgtaaaatttaatcatcTCCATTCTTCCCTACCAGTATGCTTAACTAGTAATTTAACAGGTACTATGGAAATCAGCAATTGACAGAAAAGAGTGATGTCTATAGTTTCGGGGTTGTCCTCCTGGAACTGATTTCCGGAAAGAAACCTGTCTCAGTGGAAGATTTTGGTGCTGAACTGAACATTGTTCATTGGGTACGCCCTCTAGCACATTTTAAGTACTTGTAAAATGCGCATGTGCAATCTACAGGGTGATTGTTGAGCCAGCCTAGTAACACTGggaacttttaaaataatcactAACAGCTGTGCTGTCTTACAGGCAAGATCAATGATCAAGAAAGGGGATGTGATAAGCATTGTGGATCCGGTGCTAATAGGAAATGTGAAGATCGAGTCGATTTGGAGAATAGCTGAAGTGGCAATACAATGCGTGGAGCAGAGAGGATTTTCCAGGCCAAAGATGCAGGAAATAGTGTTggcaatacaggattcaatcAAGATTGAAAAGGGCGGTgaccaaaaattttcttctagCAGTTCCAAGGGACAATCTTCAAGGAAAACTTTGTTGACAAGTTTTCTCGAAATTGAAAGCCCGGATTTGTCAAATGAATGCCTTGCACCGGCCGCCAGATAATTTTGTTACACCCCACCTAATACTTTGTAAGTTTGTACAATATTCTCATTAATCCTAATCATAATCAATAATCATAATTGTTCTGCTTATACCTAATATGCTTATTATGATTAGGAACAACAAAGTTGTTCGTGTAATAGAATCTGTTCTTTTTCTAACTgctcattattaaaaaatatatatatataatatacttCTTTTGGTAGaattggtttatttattttttgtcacaTTCAACTGTATGTGAATTAATTTGAGACAGACAATGCCATTTTCTTGGATTTAAAgtatgattttgttttaattaaaaaaaaatatgagttGAATACATTTTCGTTTCCGTCTTGTTTGACTTGAATTCAAAAGGGCTAAGTTCATAAAACCGGTTGGTCTTGTACATTTATTATTCTCACCAACAAGCCATTCATTGAGATTCATGAGTCAATACATTATacatacatgaaaattaaactccaataattataaaaaaacaaaattgatgcAATTAATAACcttttaaaactttctttattcaataatttgaacattttaaaaatcaaagcaGGCAGTTTATAAAAGCTTGACtttttcatcaaacaaaaGATTTAGTTGGATTACCtaacaaaaaacaaatgattttTAGGTACCCGTTGAAGAGGACctactaataaataatgagaatGAGCCTTGAGCCATGGCGTTCTTAATATGccgtaaaaaaattaacatatattatattaaacaaatggaaaataattattgtgttCATTATGAAATGTGTTGTATGCGTAAACCCacttaaaaaatctcaaatactTTGAGCTTAATAATCTTACAATCTCATCCGTATCTGCAAAATCACATTGTATCAagtttaaaattcaatcatatattacaagttaaaatataatttgaccCCATTTttagggaatttttttttgtttgaaaaaaatctGTCACCATCATTAATGAGCCAATTGAAAGAATACGAAACCCATTATGCATTAATCCAAATCAAAGCATCAAACCCTGAGAAAGGCTCTTGATCAAGCAAAGTTCAAAGATTGTACTATTGTCCTACACgcataaaatgaaaaaccccagataaaaattttgaaaaacattaTCAGAAATAGCcaaaattttagtaaaattgcaaaaaaatggtcaaatataaacttttatttgagCCCCTAAGCCTGACAACAAATACCTTGTCCATGGCAGGTAAAATAAATATCGTCTTACATTCGctacaaaaaataagaaaagttcaaattgaactttaaagaaaaaataaccgTAATTTTGGGCCATGTgcataaatttttcaaaatttcaagattgGTAGAATAAAGATTAGTGAATAAgtaatatatcatatataaaaaaaactaatacaATCCATCATGATGAAATTGATATATGTGTGTcatttataataatgattagAGAAGGTGtataaagaaagaatttagcattatttaaataaaaagggaAACGTAAAAGATGAGGATAagctcaaaatttataaatgaggGCATCACAGACACGCAGAGAGCTTAGAAAAGAAACGTATATTTCTTGTACGTATTCTGTATTCATTCTCCTCAAGCCATAAAAGtgaagcaaagaaaaaaaaaaggggtaaaAGAAAAGGTCATTTTCATAGCCGCCCCCGCCCTCTAAAAATTcatccataaaaattaatgataaaagcTAAGAGAATTATTAGAAAAGGAGAGAAAAGGAAACctgttttctctttcttttactttttctttttccccctttttctGTTGTGTTTTTGGTGGATTAAGTTCTAAGAAGTCAGAAGCCAAAACCAAACAGAACCCAGTTGCTGTTTTGTGATCAAGTTTATAAAGTTTGTTGCTTTTTTCGTGTTTTTCTTTGTGGGTTGAAGAATGAAGAGAGTGAGGGATATGGAGGTGATGTACTATCAGTTGGCTAAGTCATCGTATCAGGACTCACTCAAAGTTTTGGAGGCTGATATACAGCATGCTAATGCTTTGTAagtttttgtgtgtgtgtgttgttttttttccttaaaaagtTTGTGTTTTGAGTCTgattttgaagctttcttTTATGGCTAAAATAGGTAGTTTTTGTTTGTCCATAAACTTGATCACTTTCATGATCATCATAATTAATGAGGAggtaaaaaagaatttagtgcCTAATATAGGTATTATGTTGGATTTTGATTTGTGCATGCAATTAATGAGTTTTTGGAATTTATGTGAAGACATGCCAAATGGGAATTTGGCATATATGTCTAATTTGGGAGCTTTATTGGCTGTATATGAAAATAACTGCAACTTTCCTCTCTTTTTGTGTGGTTGATTCACAATTGATGAATTTGATATTTACAGTGTGATTCTATTTAGCTTGTCGAGCAAAAGTGAGTTTGCTTATTGTATTTGAGGAAGCAAAgttggttttttctttttccctttgcTTATTTGGTACTTATCATTGCATTTGGATGATTTTGTTCAAATTGTAAAGGAAAATGTTGACATTGGTTTACTCAGctgcatttattttctctaactACAAACCTGGGGCTGTAGGGCTGCTGCAATTCCAAGAGCGAAAGGTGGTGCACGTCTTCAAATGAAATTGGTTTACGATCACTGGGCTCCCCTCTTTTGGTTTTTGCTACAATGGGTGAATTCTTCCTGCATGTGTGTGCTCCCTAGATATCTAAACTTCTTCCACATACTTGTATATAAGGTTGTTTTTTAGCATATTGATTTTTGAAAGTCAATCTAATGGAACACATTCTTGTTGCTTGAATAATTAGtgcaatttttaattaattgctcACTTATTAACCCAGGTGTCTGCAGACGATCGACCAAGCCTAACTAGTCCTGGAAGAAAGGCAACAATTAGGGAATTTTATGGTATGTAATTTACTCTACCtgttgttaattttgaatttattgtaaatCAGTTAATTGCCTTTGGTTCTGCTTTATGCAAATATTCTGACTTTGTTCATGAAAATCAAACTTCAGGCGTTATATTGCCATCGCTTCAGCGACTTCATAGTAATTTGAGGGAATTGGATGATGCTAAGATAGAGAATCTTGAAATTGGGAGTTTTGATAGAATGAGAGGAGATAGCCAAGTTGGCAGTGCAGATTTGGAGAGAGAAGATGAATGTGGGATTTGCTTGGAGCCATGTACCAAAATGGTGTTGCCTAATTGCTGTCATGCAATGTGTATCAAATGCTACCGCAATTGGTATGTACAAACTTCTTAAAACCCCCTTCTCTCCCATGTTTTTGTCTTGAATACTTGATGTGAAAAGTATTAGTATTCGGTTCACTCATTATAATCCCTTCAAAATCACAGGAACACAAAGTCTGAATCCTGCCCTTTTTGTCGTGGTAGCATGAAGAGAGTTAACTCAGAGGACTTGTGGGTGCTTACTTGTACTGATGATGTTATTGATCCAGAAACTGTTTCGAAGGAGGACTTGTTGCGTTTCTACCTCTATATCAACAGTCTGCCAAAAGATTACCCAGATGCCCTCTTCGTAGTATATTATGAATACCTAATCTGACTAGAAATAAGTGAGAAGATTGATGTACAGATAGAAAGGCCGACCTTCAAACGTAAATAGAGTCTGGtaaataaaattctcattCTTACACCAAAATAATGAATTCCTTGTTATGCCTGTCTGAACATTAAGAGCATTGGGATGATATCCTGATTAATGTCAAAATTGTGCTATCAAAAAATCAGTTTGTACAATTACATTTTCCTTGCAATCATGTTCAAGTtgcacaaattactttgaatTATTCTGATTTGTCTGTCATCTTCTATTGAATGGCTGAGTGACATTGATGAGatgaatgtgtgtgtgtatagcTTCCCTTGGGTACTGGGCATTCCCTTCACCAATTATCATTGTGGCTTTGCTGTTGAAGATTAAGTGTTTGTTGTTAGATTGTTGCTACCcttgctttcattttttgagCAGCATATCGATTGTATTGAAGTTTAATACTTTGAATAATGCTGCTTGTTTCAGCAGCATGATATTCTGCTGCTGGCGCCACTATGATTGTGAGAACTTTGGCACTTTGCTAGTTTGATTGCGACTCATTTGTAATATGGTTCGGGTGATTGTGAAAGCATTTCTTTGCCCTGCCTTTGAGGAGCAGAGGAGTAACTCATTTGGTTGAAGGgaaccttttatttttttattttgctctCTTGATGCACAATCTCCTTGTTATTCTTAAAAATACGGATCTGCCAGCTAAGTGCGATATTTGacgataaaataaataagaatcaCTTGGAAGTATCAACTTAGGTTAAAAGGAAATTGGTTTTGTTAATGAATTGTGATAGTTATCGatccaatattaaaaaaatatattcacaaTGGTTGATTACCAATTTGCGTGCTCATGGATGAGTGGTCTGGCATCTCGTTTATCAAGCTTCGGGTGTCGTTATAATAACATAAGCTGCAAGTAAAACTTGGGAGAGAATTGACCCTGATTTTCGTGAAACAGTTTAACATGCTGGGTTTTGTGAGCATCTTTACTTCACCGTCTTCTGTTGATTTTAGTATTGTGGACAATTTTATATtctagaaacaaaaatttcatgaTATTAGCTGAGATGGGGGTCAATTAATATCAAGCACAAAAGTCAGTTTCAATAGAATCTAAGAGAAAACAGAATGATTAAACTTAAATGTGAAAAACATTGAATTGTAGGCAAAGGCACAGGCACTTGTTTTATCAGCTAGAAAACAATTGCGTTGTCTTTATTGCGAACATCATAATAAAATCAACGTATGTTCTGTTCCTGAGATACCAACAAAAAGAATTCTGAGACAGAACTTAATTATCGCTTCATGAATGCCGCCATTCAGAGCGCACTAAATGACCTAATACTACTCTTATGCCGCTTTTCTTCAGGGCATAGGTAGATTACATGCCCCTTTTCTTCTTAACGAGCTCCTGGAATGATGGTTTGCAGTAGCCTTGGTTGAGGAAGAGATCAGCTATGTGTTTATACATGGCTTCTGTTAAATGAATTCCATCCCAATGCATGAGCCTACTGGGATCCGTGCAGGTGGATGTGCCGATTGATCCGCATAAAGAATGCATGTTGAAGTTCAGAGGACCACCTGCTCCACAGCATGCCTTGAAGGGCTcatcaaattcataatccTTGTAATGTGTCAAGATTGTTTCAAATGCACGCCAGAAATCAGCATATGCAATGACACAATTGGGGTATTGTTTCTGCCATTCGAGTATCATCTTCTGGAGATTATCATTATGAGATTGGACCAATGCATTGCACGTTGATGCACATCCCATTTGATCACGATCAAATGCTTTAGATAGGAACATCTCTAACGGACAGCATCCCAATGGCGGTAGCCCTTGAACCACAATGTACTTTGCACCGTTGTCCAACAATGACTGTCATGCAAATATGGTATGAGATTAACAATGGTTCTTAACTGTTGGTAGGAAACCAAATATGGCCTAATGCATTCAAAATACTGAAAACCATCAAACGTATGACGAAAAATTACCTTAACAATCTTAGAAATTTGACCAAGAGTTAGTTTTGTAAGCAATTCGTGGGAAATTGAAGATCCAAATGTACGAGCATAGTCACTTCCCCCAATTTCACCAACCCAGAAGAGTGCATTTTCAATCTCGGCTTTGCATTCACTGTCACTCATTCCCTTGCATGCGACCTCCCTCATAAACCTGCGAAACCACTCTATTTGAACTTGGAAGTCCAATGGAATACCTTTCCACATCAGGAGATTGCCAATACTTTTAGCAAATAGATCATGGGAGAATGCTGTTGATCCAGCTACTGCAAAGTTTGCACCTGAAGAGAAGTTTGAGGAAGCTTGTTTATAAGGTGGCAAGTAAGGTATGGCCAGAGTCTCACAAAGAAAATCAACAACCAAGCGGCCATCACATTGCCTGTGGCCATACAAATTACGATGTCCAGGCAAACTTGAGATTAATGAACCAACAAAGGATTGAAGGCCACCCATCATGTAGGCATTCCCAGTGTCTGTGTATGAATCTCCAAAGGCAAATACCTTGGAGAAACAACCTTCATAGTCGTTGTTACTTGGTTTCGAAGGAGATGGATTTTCATTGCTTTCATTTGGAGGAAGAGGGGGTGACTGCTTGTTGTTCTCTGGAGTTAGAGGGAAAGGAGGAGACTCATTGCCGTCACTTGGACGCGGAGGAAGCTCATTATTATCACTTGGAGGCTGGGAAGGCTCAGTATTATCACTTGGAGGCTGAGGAGGTTCATTGCTGTCACTAGGTGGCTGTGAAGGCTCGTTGTTGTCGCTTGGTGGTTGGGGAAGTTGATTGTCACTTGGTGGTTGCGGAGGGTTATTACTGTCGCTTGGCGGTTGAGGAGGGTTATTACTGTCGCTTGGAGGCTGGGAAGGCTTATTGCTGTCACTTGGTGGCTGGGGAGGCTCATTATTATCACTTGGAGGCTGAGGAGGTTCATTGCTGTCACTAGGTGGCTGTGAAGGCTCATTGTTGTCACTTGGTGGTTGGGGAAGTTTATTGCTGTCAATTGGTGGCTGCTGAGGTTTATTAATGTCGCTTGGAGGTTGGGGAGGCTTGTTGCTATCACTTGGTGGCTGGGGAGGCTTATTGTTGTCGTTTGGAGGCTGAGAAGGCTTATTATTGTCACTTGGTGGATGAGAAGGCTTATTGGTGTCACTTGGAGGTTGGGGAGGCTTACTGCTGTCATTTGGTGGCTGGGGAGGCTTATTGGTGTCACTTGGAGGTTGGGGAGGCTTATTGCCGTCATTTGGTGGCAGGGGAGGCTTACTGGTATCACTCGGAGGCTGGGGAGGTTTATTGATATCAGTTGGTGGCTGGGGAGGTTTATTGATGTCACTTGGAGGTGAGTTGTCATGATCAGACGGAGGGCATGGGCATGGACATGTACATTGGCGCTTGTTGTTATCATCAGTGGGGGGAGCAGGATCGGGCTGGCTCCCATCTTGAGCAGAGGAAAGAGGGAATGTTAAGAAGACGATTAAGAGTGTAATGTGGATGAACAGATGCTTTGAACTCATCTTTACGagtgtacttttttttttgtccccggtttctgtttgtgtttgtgttgtgtGGTGCGGTGTATCTAGAGATGAATTTATAGTCGGGAGGAATTGTCACCAATGAAGCCCCTTCGTTGTAGGAAAGCATGGGTCCTTATTGCTTGATATTTCTTTGGTCTGAGAGTTTAGCACTTCGTTCCTTGACCATGCAATTAACATTTGGTGAATAGTTGCTTgattttgggccatagtacaCGTTTACGTTTGGTATTATCTGTGATATGgtaaagcttcaaaatattccAAGTTTATACTCGTTAATAATTTCTATTGCTTCGTTTATATAAAATGGTTAAATAGAACTTTGCTAATGTATTTCTACTTGGGTcatttcttctcttctccaAACCTTAAACTTGTGATtctcaacttatatttatttatttaaaaaattagtataatgatagagattaaaatattttttaaaatttaaatgtgaGTTCCAATTGATTTGATTGTAATTATCACATCAGCAACCAGCATAtgcatttaatttcaataaatattaatcaCAAAATCAATTCCAACAAAGATAGGgtctcccaaaaaaaaattgattatgtttaaatttggctgaagtttaaatacaaatgttcaaatgatttttttttttaatatcagaATATAAGTGggatatcatttatttttataaataagaaaatcttaaatatgGTTATCTgacatttatattcttataagCCAACatgaataaagaaattatgtttttattatttaaaaaataaatacatttaatagagatattttaggaatattattttccatttagacctttttttcattcatatcAATGTTATAAAAGTTTACATTTTctattcatatataaaaatttgaaaatcatatataagttaaaaaagagta contains these protein-coding regions:
- the LOC112498956 gene encoding anther-specific proline-rich protein APG-like; translated protein: MSSKHLFIHITLLIVFLTFPLSSAQDGSQPDPAPPTDDNNKRQCTCPCPCPPSDHDNSPPSDINKPPQPPTDINKPPQPPSDTSKPPLPPNDGNKPPQPPSDTNKPPQPPNDSSKPPQPPSDTNKPSHPPSDNNKPSQPPNDNNKPPQPPSDSNKPPQPPSDINKPQQPPIDSNKLPQPPSDNNEPSQPPSDSNEPPQPPSDNNEPPQPPSDSNKPSQPPSDSNNPPQPPSDSNNPPQPPSDNQLPQPPSDNNEPSQPPSDSNEPPQPPSDNTEPSQPPSDNNELPPRPSDGNESPPFPLTPENNKQSPPLPPNESNENPSPSKPSNNDYEGCFSKVFAFGDSYTDTGNAYMMGGLQSFVGSLISSLPGHRNLYGHRQCDGRLVVDFLCETLAIPYLPPYKQASSNFSSGANFAVAGSTAFSHDLFAKSIGNLLMWKGIPLDFQVQIEWFRRFMREVACKGMSDSECKAEIENALFWVGEIGGSDYARTFGSSISHELLTKLTLGQISKIVKSLLDNGAKYIVVQGLPPLGCCPLEMFLSKAFDRDQMGCASTCNALVQSHNDNLQKMILEWQKQYPNCVIAYADFWRAFETILTHYKDYEFDEPFKACCGAGGPLNFNMHSLCGSIGTSTCTDPSRLMHWDGIHLTEAMYKHIADLFLNQGYCKPSFQELVKKKRGM
- the LOC102608643 gene encoding E3 ubiquitin-protein ligase AIRP2, which produces MKRVRDMEVMYYQLAKSSYQDSLKVLEADIQHANALAAAIPRAKGGARLQMKLVYDHWAPLFWFLLQWVNSSCMCVLPRYLNFFHILVYKVSADDRPSLTSPGRKATIREFYGVILPSLQRLHSNLRELDDAKIENLEIGSFDRMRGDSQVGSADLEREDECGICLEPCTKMVLPNCCHAMCIKCYRNWNTKSESCPFCRGSMKRVNSEDLWVLTCTDDVIDPETVSKEDLLRFYLYINSLPKDYPDALFVVYYEYLI
- the LOC102608931 gene encoding probable LRR receptor-like serine/threonine-protein kinase At1g67720; this encodes MVLYSHFLVIYLLFLSSVVSQVTEFISIDCGSTSNYTDPSTGLAWISDIGIMNNGKSVKVENPSGNWMQYRTRRDLPIDNKKYCYNLITKERRRYLVRATFQYGSLGSEASYPKFQLYLDATLWSTVTVLDASRVYAKEMIIRAPSDSIDVCICCAVTGSPFISTLELRPLNLSMYATDFEDNFFLKVAARVNFGALTKDALRYPDDPYDRIWDSDLDRRPNFVVGAASGTVRINTTKNIETRTREYPPVKVMQTAVVGTEGVLSYRLNLEDFPANARAFAYFAEIQDLGPSETRKFKLEQPYFADYSNAVVNIAENANGSYTLYEPSYMNVTLNFVLSFSFVKTRDSTLGPLLNAIEISKYQKIAAKTEWQDVMVLEALRSISDESERTNDRGDPCVPVPWEWVTCSTTTPPRITKIALSGKNLKGEIPPELKNMEALTELWLDGNFLTGPLPDMSRLINLKIVHLENNELTGSLPSYMGSLPNLQELHIENNSFVGEIPPALLTGKVIFKYDNNPKLHKESRRRMRFKLILGTSIGVLAILLVLFLCSLIVLRKLRRKISNQKSYEKADSLRTSTKPSNTAYSIARGGHFMDEGVAYFIPLPELEEATNNFCKKIGKGSFGSVYYGKMKDGKEVAVKIMADSCSHRTQQFVTEVALLSRIHHRNLVPLIGYCEEEHQRILVYEYMHNGTLRDRLHGSVNQKPLDWLTRLQIAHDAAKGLEYLHTGCNPGIIHRDVKSSNILLDINMRAKVSDFGLSRQAEEDLTHISSVARGTVGYLDPEYYGNQQLTEKSDVYSFGVVLLELISGKKPVSVEDFGAELNIVHWARSMIKKGDVISIVDPVLIGNVKIESIWRIAEVAIQCVEQRGFSRPKMQEIVLAIQDSIKIEKGGDQKFSSSSSKGQSSRKTLLTSFLEIESPDLSNECLAPAAR